The following proteins are co-located in the Mesorhizobium australicum WSM2073 genome:
- a CDS encoding IlvD/Edd family dehydratase → MTETKRKLRSEAWFGGEGKNAFMHRSWMKNQGIPADAFDGRPVIGICNTWSELTPCNAHLRALADHVKRGVYEAGGLPFEFPVMSLGESNMRPTAMLFRNLASMDVEESIRGNPIDGVILLVGCDKTTPALLMGAASCNLPTIAVSGGPMLNGKFRGQDIGSGTHVWKFAEEVKAGRMPVADFLAAEQGQSRSAGSCMTMGTASTMASMVEALGIGMPDNAAIPAVDSRRSVLAQLAGRQIVDLVHRDVTIAKILTRQAFENAIRVNGAIGGSTNAVLHLIAIANRVGVDLGLDDWDRLGRGVPTIVDLMPSGRFLMEDFYYAGGLAAVMASLDEVGLLHRDAMTVSAKTIGELIDGAPNYNREVIRPLREPLTKEGGISILRGNLAPNGAVIKPSAATPELMQHRGKAVVFENIEHYHARIDDPELDIDASSVMVLKNCGPRGYPGMAEVGNMPLPAKLLREGVSDMVRISDARMSGTAYGTVVLHVAPEAAAGGVLALVRDGDLIELDVAGRRLELLVSDEELAIRRRDWKPPEPPEGGYQSLYVERVLQADKGCDFDFLVGRRDAGIPRHSH, encoded by the coding sequence GTGACCGAGACCAAACGCAAATTGCGGTCGGAAGCCTGGTTCGGCGGTGAAGGCAAGAACGCTTTCATGCACCGCAGCTGGATGAAGAACCAGGGCATTCCCGCTGACGCTTTCGACGGCCGCCCGGTCATCGGCATCTGCAACACGTGGTCGGAACTGACCCCCTGCAATGCGCATCTGCGGGCGCTCGCCGATCACGTCAAGCGCGGCGTCTATGAGGCCGGCGGCCTGCCGTTCGAATTTCCCGTGATGTCGCTGGGCGAGAGCAACATGCGCCCCACCGCCATGCTGTTTCGCAACCTGGCCAGCATGGATGTCGAGGAATCCATCCGTGGCAATCCGATCGACGGCGTCATCCTACTTGTCGGTTGCGACAAGACCACGCCGGCGCTCTTGATGGGGGCTGCCTCGTGCAACCTGCCGACCATCGCCGTCTCCGGTGGGCCGATGCTGAACGGCAAGTTCCGCGGACAGGATATCGGCTCGGGCACGCATGTCTGGAAATTCGCCGAGGAGGTCAAGGCCGGCCGCATGCCGGTCGCCGACTTCCTTGCCGCCGAGCAGGGCCAGAGCCGGTCGGCCGGCAGCTGCATGACGATGGGCACCGCCTCGACCATGGCCAGCATGGTGGAGGCGCTCGGCATCGGCATGCCCGACAACGCCGCGATCCCGGCGGTGGATTCGCGCCGAAGCGTGCTTGCCCAGTTGGCCGGACGGCAGATCGTCGATCTTGTCCACCGCGACGTGACGATTGCAAAGATCCTTACCAGGCAAGCCTTCGAGAATGCCATTCGCGTCAATGGCGCGATCGGCGGCTCGACCAATGCGGTGCTGCATCTGATCGCCATCGCCAACCGGGTCGGTGTCGATCTCGGCCTCGATGACTGGGACCGCCTTGGCCGCGGCGTGCCAACCATTGTCGACCTGATGCCGTCGGGCCGGTTCCTGATGGAAGATTTCTACTATGCCGGGGGGCTAGCTGCGGTCATGGCGTCGCTTGATGAAGTGGGGCTTCTTCATCGCGACGCCATGACCGTCAGCGCCAAGACCATCGGTGAACTGATCGACGGCGCGCCCAACTATAACCGTGAGGTCATACGGCCGCTGCGCGAGCCGCTGACCAAGGAGGGCGGCATCTCGATCCTGCGTGGCAATCTGGCGCCCAACGGAGCCGTCATCAAGCCGTCCGCGGCAACGCCCGAACTGATGCAGCATCGCGGCAAGGCGGTCGTCTTCGAGAACATCGAGCATTACCATGCCCGCATCGACGATCCGGAGCTGGATATCGACGCCTCCTCGGTGATGGTGTTGAAGAATTGCGGACCACGCGGTTATCCCGGGATGGCCGAGGTCGGCAACATGCCGCTGCCAGCCAAGCTGCTCAGAGAAGGCGTTTCCGACATGGTGCGCATTTCGGACGCGCGCATGAGCGGTACCGCCTACGGCACGGTCGTGCTGCATGTGGCGCCGGAGGCAGCGGCCGGTGGTGTGCTGGCCCTGGTGCGCGACGGCGACCTCATCGAGCTGGACGTCGCCGGCCGCCGTCTCGAGCTTTTGGTTTCGGACGAGGAACTGGCGATCCGCCGGCGTGACTGGAAGCCGCCGGAGCCGCCGGAGGGCGGCTACCAGAGCCTCTATGTCGAGCGCGTGCTGCAGGCCGACAAGGGCTGCGACTTCGACTTTCTCGTCGGCCGGCGCGATGCCGGCATCCCCCGGCATTCCCATTAG